From Candidatus Amoebophilus asiaticus 5a2, the proteins below share one genomic window:
- the lepA gene encoding translation elongation factor 4 yields the protein MKNIRNFCIIAHIDHGKSTLADRLLEATGTISGKASQDQLLDNMDLERERGITIKSHAIQMRYTFKGTDYVLNLIDTPGHVDFSYEVSRSIAACEGALLVIDASQGIEAQTISNLYLALEHDLTIIPVLNKIDLPGAMPEEVKDQIVDLLGCDREDIIPASAKQGIGIEDILQAIIERISPPTGLVDAPLQAMIFDSVYNSFKGVEVYFRIFNGTIKQGDQVKFVNTGKSYEADEIGVLRLGQIPQESLSAGYVGYLISGIKNAREVKVGDTITHVNNPCKEAIKGFEDVKPMVYAGIYPVESNEYEELRTAIEKLQLNDASLVWTHESSAALGIGFRCGFLGMLHMEIVQERLEREFDMTVITTVPSVQFHVIDKQGDLHEVNAPSELPDPNLIDEIQEPFIRAQIITKPEFIGNIIKLCVDKRGALQNQTYLTPERVELTFKLPLAEVVFDFFDKLKTISKGYASLDYELLGFEASKLVKLDILLNEEKIDALSAIVHRDKAYELGKKLCAKLKELLPKQMFEIPIQAAIGTKVIARETIKAMRKNVIAKCYGGDISRKRKLLEKQKKGKKRMRQIGSVEVPQEAFLAVLKLE from the coding sequence ATGAAAAACATTAGAAATTTTTGCATTATTGCGCACATAGACCATGGAAAGAGCACGCTAGCAGATCGTTTGCTTGAGGCCACGGGTACAATATCTGGAAAAGCCTCCCAAGACCAGCTATTAGACAATATGGATTTAGAGCGTGAGCGTGGTATTACAATTAAAAGCCATGCTATACAGATGCGCTATACTTTTAAGGGAACAGATTATGTGCTTAATCTTATTGATACACCTGGCCACGTGGACTTTTCCTATGAAGTTTCAAGGTCTATTGCTGCCTGTGAAGGAGCTCTTCTGGTTATAGATGCTTCACAAGGCATAGAAGCACAAACAATTTCTAATTTATATTTAGCGCTAGAACACGACCTAACCATTATTCCTGTACTCAACAAAATAGATCTTCCAGGTGCTATGCCTGAAGAAGTAAAAGATCAGATTGTTGATTTGTTAGGTTGCGACCGAGAAGATATTATTCCTGCAAGCGCCAAGCAAGGCATAGGTATAGAAGATATCTTACAAGCCATTATAGAACGTATTTCTCCTCCTACTGGCTTAGTTGATGCTCCTTTACAAGCCATGATCTTTGACTCTGTATATAATTCTTTTAAAGGAGTAGAAGTTTACTTTAGAATATTTAATGGTACTATTAAGCAGGGAGATCAGGTTAAATTTGTCAATACAGGCAAGTCGTACGAAGCAGATGAGATTGGCGTACTTCGTTTAGGCCAAATACCCCAGGAATCTTTAAGTGCTGGATATGTAGGCTATTTAATTTCTGGCATAAAAAATGCCCGTGAAGTAAAAGTTGGTGATACCATTACACATGTTAACAATCCTTGCAAAGAGGCTATCAAAGGCTTTGAAGATGTGAAACCCATGGTTTACGCAGGTATCTATCCAGTAGAATCTAATGAATATGAAGAATTACGTACTGCTATCGAAAAATTACAGCTCAACGATGCCTCCTTGGTATGGACTCATGAGAGCTCAGCTGCTTTGGGTATAGGATTTCGATGTGGATTTTTAGGTATGCTTCATATGGAAATTGTACAAGAGCGTTTGGAGCGAGAGTTTGATATGACTGTGATTACGACTGTACCTTCCGTACAATTTCATGTTATAGACAAACAAGGTGATTTACATGAAGTGAACGCACCTTCTGAATTACCTGATCCTAACCTTATTGATGAAATTCAAGAACCTTTTATTAGAGCACAGATTATTACAAAACCCGAATTTATTGGTAATATTATTAAGCTATGTGTAGACAAACGAGGTGCTCTTCAAAATCAAACTTATCTTACACCAGAACGAGTAGAGCTAACTTTTAAGCTACCTTTAGCAGAAGTTGTATTTGACTTTTTTGATAAGCTCAAAACCATTTCAAAAGGCTATGCTTCATTAGACTACGAACTGCTTGGATTTGAAGCTTCTAAACTAGTTAAATTAGATATTCTACTTAATGAAGAGAAAATAGATGCCCTTTCTGCCATTGTACACCGAGATAAAGCATATGAGTTAGGAAAAAAATTATGTGCTAAGCTAAAGGAACTTTTACCCAAACAAATGTTTGAAATTCCTATCCAAGCTGCTATTGGCACAAAAGTTATTGCGAGAGAAACTATTAAAGCTATGCGCAAAAATGTAATTGCAAAATGTTATGGAGGTGATATATCCCGAAAAAGGAAACTACTTGAAAAACAAAAGAAAGGGAAAAAGCGTATGCGTCAGATAGGGTCAGTAGAAGTACCACAAGAAGCTTTTCTAGCTGTATTAAAACTAGAGTAA
- the rplS gene encoding 50S ribosomal protein L19, whose product MNELIKMVGIDYTEQRKKFPDFKAGDTINVHIKISEGKKERIQQFQGVVIQRRNPNTNGETFTVRKISEGIGVERIFPLLSPTIEKIELKQQGLVRRARLFYLQGKQGKAARIKAKITSKA is encoded by the coding sequence ATGAACGAATTAATTAAAATGGTCGGTATCGACTACACAGAGCAGCGGAAAAAATTTCCAGACTTTAAAGCAGGCGATACCATTAATGTACATATTAAAATTAGTGAAGGAAAAAAAGAACGTATACAACAGTTTCAAGGGGTAGTTATTCAAAGAAGGAACCCTAATACAAATGGTGAAACTTTTACAGTACGCAAGATATCTGAAGGTATCGGTGTAGAGAGAATCTTTCCTCTGCTTTCTCCAACTATTGAAAAAATAGAACTTAAACAGCAAGGTCTTGTTAGAAGAGCTAGGTTGTTTTACTTGCAAGGTAAACAAGGTAAGGCTGCTAGAATTAAAGCAAAGATCACTTCAAAAGCTTAA
- a CDS encoding group II intron maturase-specific domain-containing protein, translated as MNRLLEELANEYNAEIRGWYGYYGRFYPLEMRKIWEHINWYLVQWVRRKYKKLAKSSIRARGYLKRIASQNRDLFIHWRLGVLPEAEMVEAV; from the coding sequence ATGAACAGGCTCTTAGAAGAACTTGCAAACGAATATAATGCAGAGATAAGAGGGTGGTATGGCTATTATGGGAGATTCTATCCATTGGAAATGAGGAAGATATGGGAACATATAAATTGGTATCTAGTACAATGGGTTAGGAGAAAGTATAAAAAGTTAGCGAAGAGTAGCATACGGGCCAGAGGATATCTGAAGCGTATAGCGAGTCAAAATCGAGACCTATTCATACATTGGAGACTTGGAGTACTTCCAGAAGCTGAAATGGTGGAAGCGGTGTGA